One part of the Sphingobacterium sp. LZ7M1 genome encodes these proteins:
- the traK gene encoding conjugative transposon protein TraK encodes MIIKNIETKIRLATFIAGASLTAALLMVVAVSFFAYKQVGNARKSVYILDANNVPISARQTDVEVNRPVEYRTHINLFHSLFFTLAPDDKFIEYQMKKAMYLIDESGALQYNNLREKGFFNSVLSSSSVLTIQTDSIHLDPANKYFRYYGKQTIDRRSSTVVRTLVTEGYLRDLEMRTENNGHGVLITRWKTLENKDISYVQKNNF; translated from the coding sequence ATGATAATTAAAAATATCGAGACCAAGATCAGGCTTGCCACCTTTATTGCGGGGGCAAGTCTGACCGCCGCCCTGCTCATGGTAGTGGCGGTATCTTTTTTTGCCTATAAACAGGTCGGCAATGCACGTAAATCCGTGTATATACTCGATGCCAACAATGTACCCATTTCCGCCCGACAGACAGACGTTGAGGTGAACAGACCAGTCGAGTACCGTACACATATCAACCTATTCCATTCGTTGTTTTTCACCCTCGCACCGGACGATAAATTCATCGAATACCAGATGAAAAAAGCCATGTACCTGATCGATGAATCCGGGGCACTGCAGTACAACAACCTACGGGAAAAAGGTTTTTTCAATTCCGTGCTGTCGTCCAGCTCCGTGCTCACCATCCAGACGGATTCCATCCATCTCGATCCGGCGAACAAATACTTCCGGTACTATGGCAAACAGACCATAGATCGGCGAAGCTCCACGGTGGTGCGCACACTCGTCACGGAGGGTTATCTCCGCGACCTTGAAATGCGCACGGAGAACAATGGCCACGGCGTACTGATAACCCGATGGAAGACACTCGAAAACAAAGACATCAGCTATGTTCAAAAAAATAACTTCTAA
- a CDS encoding plasmid transfer protein, whose product MDFINMTGLMPRFILQANPNPVDVPDSFKKTFNFLQGNGVYEEGVMHFLKGMKNTVWEHFDTFIYDAQALSAIFMLIFFAIKSYEMMAGDKKMEIMPLLRPFGLVMVIVWWGTFTRVLAYPTDIVAAKTESLFDSGQIEVNNLRLQRAKLMVDVADQLTTIQAETEIAEKEADTWYGQAWDAVASTVKEGFATVWNPIVELKNRMQVGLQLLATYVLETLAVWILRICVYIIFIIQIIYSTILIILGPFSVAASILPAFRDSFGTWIARFISVNLYSGIAYLVMHIASLFQQYAMEAEITRYQQLLESTGDTLEKMSRFAGNGLLSFGIVIVTFLIGGLTMLTVPSISTWIVSTSGITSAASTMGRGASNMGRAARRMIAKF is encoded by the coding sequence ATGGATTTTATTAACATGACGGGGCTAATGCCCCGTTTTATTTTACAGGCCAATCCCAATCCGGTGGACGTGCCGGACTCCTTTAAGAAAACATTCAATTTCCTGCAAGGGAATGGCGTGTATGAGGAGGGTGTGATGCACTTCCTCAAAGGGATGAAGAATACGGTTTGGGAGCATTTTGACACGTTCATATACGATGCACAGGCGCTTTCCGCCATTTTCATGCTCATCTTCTTTGCCATCAAATCATACGAAATGATGGCGGGCGACAAAAAAATGGAAATCATGCCGTTGTTACGCCCGTTCGGGCTGGTCATGGTCATCGTCTGGTGGGGAACGTTTACCCGCGTACTCGCCTATCCTACGGACATCGTGGCCGCCAAGACGGAAAGCCTGTTTGACAGCGGGCAGATCGAAGTGAACAACCTGCGCCTGCAACGGGCAAAACTCATGGTGGACGTCGCCGATCAGCTCACCACCATACAGGCCGAAACCGAGATCGCCGAAAAAGAAGCGGATACATGGTACGGGCAGGCGTGGGATGCCGTGGCCTCTACCGTAAAAGAGGGGTTTGCCACCGTATGGAATCCGATAGTAGAACTCAAAAACCGGATGCAGGTCGGGTTGCAGCTACTGGCCACCTATGTGCTGGAAACGCTGGCGGTCTGGATACTCCGAATATGTGTGTATATCATATTCATCATCCAGATCATCTATTCGACCATCCTTATCATTTTGGGCCCTTTTAGTGTTGCCGCCTCGATCCTGCCCGCATTCCGGGATTCCTTTGGTACGTGGATAGCCCGGTTTATCAGCGTAAACCTGTATTCGGGGATTGCCTATCTGGTCATGCACATAGCAAGCCTGTTCCAACAGTATGCTATGGAGGCCGAGATCACCCGTTACCAGCAGCTCCTTGAAAGCACGGGTGACACGTTGGAAAAAATGTCGCGGTTTGCGGGCAATGGACTGTTGAGTTTCGGCATCGTCATCGTGACGTTCCTGATCGGAGGATTGACCATGTTAACCGTACCGAGCATCAGCACCTGGATCGTATCGACCAGCGGTATCACCTCGGCCGCAAGCACGATGGGTCGCGGGGCATCCAACATGGGCCGCGCCGCAAGGAGGATGATCGCCAAATTCTAA